In Marinobacter sp. LQ44, the following are encoded in one genomic region:
- a CDS encoding phosphatidylglycerophosphatase A: MQEPESPAALLPPGFLRNPVHFLAFGLGSGTMPKAPGTWGSLAAIPVWYTFAWLPPVAYWLVVLAAFLVGIWLCGKTADALKVHDHGGIVWDEFVGMWIALGLFPDQIYGVLMAFLLFRLFDVVKPWPISWLDARMPGGLGIMVDDVVAGMMALVCLWGIDVWIMPFIV; encoded by the coding sequence ATGCAAGAACCAGAAAGCCCGGCGGCCTTGCTGCCGCCCGGCTTTCTGCGAAACCCGGTGCATTTTCTGGCCTTTGGCCTGGGCAGTGGCACCATGCCAAAGGCGCCCGGCACCTGGGGGAGTCTGGCGGCGATACCGGTATGGTACACTTTCGCCTGGTTGCCGCCGGTTGCCTATTGGCTGGTGGTGCTGGCAGCTTTCCTGGTGGGCATCTGGTTGTGTGGGAAAACCGCAGACGCGCTAAAGGTGCATGACCATGGCGGTATCGTCTGGGACGAGTTTGTGGGTATGTGGATCGCGCTTGGCCTGTTCCCAGACCAGATCTACGGCGTATTGATGGCGTTTCTGCTGTTCCGGCTGTTCGATGTGGTCAAACCTTGGCCCATCAGTTGGCTGGATGCCCGGATGCCGGGTGGCCTTGGGATTATGGTGGATGACGTGGTGGCCGGCATGATGGCGCTGGTGTGCTTGTGGGGTATTGATGTCTGGATAATGCCCTTCATTGTCTGA
- a CDS encoding DUF6316 family protein, which yields MDTQRRTGEQGPAPFRSSRFFCVGSKWYFTTREGFDSGPFASRERAEIGLKRFLHVVRMLPEEQQLH from the coding sequence ATGGACACTCAGCGCAGGACCGGGGAACAAGGCCCGGCCCCCTTTCGCAGCAGTCGTTTTTTCTGTGTAGGCAGCAAATGGTATTTCACCACCCGGGAAGGCTTTGACAGCGGTCCCTTTGCGTCCCGGGAGCGTGCTGAGATCGGCCTCAAACGATTTCTGCACGTGGTCAGGATGCTACCGGAAGAACAGCAACTCCACTAA